The Gemella haemolysans genome includes a region encoding these proteins:
- a CDS encoding threonine/serine ThrE exporter family protein: MLQSLRDEKEAKMLLNFSMKIAKSMLAYGAEVYRVEDTVNRIYRSFDNIKAANILVTYNFVIVSFVYDDNTYTAMRRVVLGDRDLEKIALLNDISRRMVMGGCTLDYAFKKMKEIKARKRYSNTSVIIALTLSGPFFAIMFGGTFKDSLYAFIVMAIEAMFLTLTAKYKLTSFVSNFLGAFIATIMVMVLNKFFLIYNPFSIIIAGLMPLVPGVQVTNAVRDFMAGDYLSGMIGIQAAIFVSTAIALGVVMGLKLV, from the coding sequence ATGTTACAGTCTTTACGTGATGAAAAAGAAGCTAAAATGTTATTGAATTTTAGTATGAAAATAGCTAAAAGCATGTTGGCGTATGGAGCTGAAGTATATAGGGTTGAAGATACTGTAAATAGAATTTATAGATCGTTTGACAATATAAAAGCTGCAAATATTCTAGTGACATATAACTTTGTAATTGTCTCTTTTGTTTATGATGATAATACTTATACTGCGATGAGAAGAGTTGTATTAGGGGATCGTGATTTAGAAAAAATTGCTCTATTAAATGATATCTCAAGAAGAATGGTAATGGGGGGGTGTACTCTAGATTATGCCTTCAAAAAAATGAAAGAAATAAAGGCTAGAAAAAGATATTCAAATACTTCTGTGATTATTGCTTTAACCTTATCAGGTCCCTTTTTTGCGATAATGTTTGGAGGAACGTTTAAGGATAGCTTATACGCATTCATTGTTATGGCGATTGAAGCTATGTTCTTGACTTTAACTGCGAAATATAAACTTACATCTTTTGTGAGTAATTTTTTAGGAGCATTTATAGCTACCATTATGGTAATGGTGTTAAACAAGTTTTTCTTAATATATAATCCTTTTAGTATTATTATTGCGGGATTAATGCCGCTTGTTCCTGGAGTGCAGGTTACGAATGCTGTACGTGATTTTATGGCTGGTGATTATTTATCAGGGATGATTGGAATACAGGCAGCAATCTTTGTATCAACAGCTATTGCACTTGGTGTAGTTATGGGATTGAAATTGGTGTAA
- a CDS encoding DUF1836 domain-containing protein — MNKVYPKWSELPNIDLYLDQVLLYVNRLDSSSIVDDDKGLTSAMINNYVKNGHLDKPVKKKYNRKQLARLIVITCLKNVFSIQEISKTINSLTSEGTSEEMYDNFVMCMNGEKRQGLAEVIVAACDTVRLYKKTHDLVEKLK; from the coding sequence TTGAACAAAGTATATCCAAAATGGTCTGAGTTACCAAATATTGATTTGTACTTAGATCAAGTACTATTATACGTTAATCGATTAGATAGCTCCTCAATTGTCGATGATGATAAAGGTTTAACTTCAGCGATGATAAATAATTATGTAAAAAATGGTCACTTAGATAAACCAGTTAAGAAAAAATATAATCGAAAACAATTAGCAAGGTTAATAGTAATTACATGTTTAAAAAATGTATTCTCAATACAAGAGATTAGTAAGACGATAAATAGCCTGACTTCTGAAGGGACTTCTGAAGAGATGTATGATAATTTTGTTATGTGTATGAATGGCGAGAAGAGACAGGGGCTAGCAGAAGTAATAGTGGCAGCCTGTGATACTGTGAGATTATATAAAAAAACGCATGATCTAGTAGAAAAGTTAAAATAA
- a CDS encoding threonine/serine exporter family protein, translating to MENNVFIQFIAGFVVSVAFAIFFNAPRKSLFTCGLIGATGWLIQVVVNLLLADVVVSSFLGAVCVGILSTNASKLLKLPATIFIYTGMVPLVPGYGMYNTMQNIVTKNYGVASKVGMETLLQAGAIAMGILLASVFSSSIQRVKIQRKR from the coding sequence ATGGAGAATAATGTTTTTATACAATTTATTGCAGGATTTGTAGTTAGTGTAGCATTTGCAATTTTCTTTAATGCGCCGAGAAAATCATTGTTTACTTGTGGACTGATTGGAGCTACCGGTTGGTTAATTCAAGTGGTAGTTAATTTGTTATTAGCAGACGTTGTTGTGAGTAGTTTTTTAGGTGCTGTTTGTGTTGGTATATTATCAACAAATGCATCTAAGCTTTTAAAGCTACCGGCTACTATATTTATTTATACAGGGATGGTGCCATTGGTGCCAGGATATGGTATGTATAATACAATGCAAAATATAGTAACAAAGAATTATGGTGTAGCTTCAAAAGTAGGGATGGAAACACTCCTTCAGGCTGGAGCAATAGCAATGGGGATACTACTAGCATCTGTATTTTCTTCTTCAATTCAGAGGGTAAAAATACAAAGAAAACGTTAA
- a CDS encoding MATE family efflux transporter, translating into MYQGKNFSERARIFVNLLLPVLVYQVISYSSGMIGTFMAGHYSPTDLAGVSMGVNIWNPIMYTLNAIVLALIPIVSQLIGKNKEEEIPTVVRQFLYIAVIISIVLIVGLNTLATPIVDRLGMDSNIAKITKKYLFYESFGVLSIFLYVVLRSFIDSLGLTRLSMIMMIVSVPINVFFAYSFIFGKFGMPELGGAGNAVAVSVTYTVLFFIALFIVLTNPKINKYKIFEKEKVRFEKWGEIFKLGVPIALATALETVVFSTLSLMVSRFDTTVIASHQAALNFSGFLYTLPVSVANAATIIIAFHVGAKDYKMATEYTKLTVIIGMIFSSIAGLIVLLFDTKIPYLYTSDSGVITLTAELLLFAIGFAICDSFASALAGVLRGYKKVVPICVVMFIGYYLVGIPTAYYFVFKQGIGIEGLWIGWIIGLAVYALGVLFYYLYMRKGIKKKMKLAK; encoded by the coding sequence ATGTATCAAGGGAAAAACTTTTCTGAAAGAGCAAGAATTTTTGTTAATTTATTACTACCAGTTTTAGTTTATCAAGTAATTTCATATTCGTCAGGAATGATTGGGACTTTTATGGCAGGACACTATAGTCCTACAGACTTAGCCGGTGTGAGTATGGGTGTTAATATTTGGAATCCAATTATGTATACTTTAAATGCGATCGTTTTAGCGTTAATTCCGATAGTTTCACAATTGATTGGAAAAAATAAAGAAGAAGAGATACCTACAGTAGTTAGACAATTTCTGTACATAGCTGTAATTATTAGTATTGTCTTAATTGTTGGGTTAAATACTTTAGCAACACCAATAGTAGACCGATTAGGTATGGATAGTAATATTGCAAAAATAACTAAGAAATATCTGTTTTATGAAAGTTTTGGAGTGCTATCAATCTTCTTGTATGTAGTTTTACGTTCGTTTATAGATAGTTTAGGATTGACAAGATTATCGATGATAATGATGATAGTGTCTGTACCTATAAATGTATTTTTCGCGTATAGTTTTATTTTTGGGAAGTTTGGTATGCCAGAGCTTGGTGGAGCTGGAAATGCAGTTGCTGTTTCAGTAACATATACAGTATTGTTTTTCATTGCATTATTTATAGTACTAACAAACCCTAAAATTAATAAGTATAAAATATTCGAAAAAGAAAAAGTTAGATTTGAAAAATGGGGAGAAATCTTTAAACTAGGAGTTCCAATAGCACTAGCTACAGCACTTGAGACGGTTGTTTTTTCAACGTTATCTTTAATGGTATCACGTTTTGATACGACGGTTATTGCTTCCCACCAAGCTGCGTTAAATTTCTCTGGATTTTTATATACTTTACCAGTTAGTGTTGCAAATGCTGCAACAATTATAATAGCATTTCATGTAGGAGCAAAAGACTATAAAATGGCAACAGAGTATACAAAACTAACGGTAATAATAGGAATGATATTCTCTAGTATAGCAGGCTTAATCGTACTATTATTTGATACGAAGATTCCATATTTATATACTAGTGATAGCGGAGTAATAACTTTAACAGCTGAGCTATTATTATTCGCAATTGGTTTTGCTATTTGTGATTCATTTGCATCAGCACTAGCAGGAGTGCTTCGTGGATACAAAAAAGTTGTACCGATTTGTGTGGTAATGTTTATCGGTTATTATCTAGTAGGTATTCCTACGGCATATTATTTTGTTTTTAAACAAGGTATTGGTATAGAAGGTTTATGGATAGGTTGGATAATAGGACTTGCAGTATATGCTTTAGGTGTCTTATTCTACTATCTATATATGAGAAAAGGAATTAAGAAAAAAATGAAATTAGCTAAATAA
- a CDS encoding tRNA (adenine(22)-N(1))-methyltransferase, whose translation MLAINRRLKLVAEYVENRRLADIGSDHAYLPIYLAKNNKIDFAVAGEIVEGPHKVSIKNVQEENLVGVIDCRKAAGLDAIELSDNIEVITICGMGGKLIADILEKGKDKLANKPNLLLQPNVGENFVREKLQELEYEITTENIIEEDGHIYEIIVAKPGVMNLSEDEINFGKYLLVEKNELFVKKQKLELSKIEYILNQLEKATEVQENKVEEFKNKYKKILEIIS comes from the coding sequence ATGTTAGCAATTAATAGAAGATTAAAATTAGTAGCTGAATATGTTGAGAATAGAAGATTAGCAGATATTGGTAGTGATCATGCATATCTACCTATTTATTTAGCAAAAAATAATAAAATTGATTTTGCAGTAGCCGGAGAAATAGTTGAAGGACCGCATAAAGTATCAATAAAAAATGTTCAAGAAGAAAACCTTGTAGGGGTTATTGATTGTCGTAAAGCTGCAGGTCTAGATGCTATTGAATTAAGTGATAATATAGAAGTAATTACAATATGTGGTATGGGTGGTAAGCTAATTGCTGATATTTTAGAAAAAGGAAAGGACAAATTAGCAAATAAACCAAATCTACTATTACAACCTAATGTTGGTGAAAATTTCGTTAGAGAAAAATTACAAGAATTAGAATATGAAATAACTACAGAAAATATTATCGAAGAAGATGGTCATATTTATGAAATTATAGTAGCAAAACCAGGAGTTATGAATTTATCAGAAGATGAAATAAACTTTGGAAAATATTTGTTAGTAGAAAAGAATGAGCTATTTGTAAAAAAACAAAAATTAGAGCTGTCTAAAATTGAGTATATTTTAAATCAACTTGAAAAAGCAACAGAAGTTCAAGAAAATAAAGTGGAAGAATTTAAAAATAAATATAAAAAAATATTAGAAATTATTTCATAA